AAAACTGacctcatttttctttttctttaccttttccTTTGCAGGATCGTAAAATTGAAGAACTGAAACAGTCACTGCTGCGGTACAAGAAAGTTCAAGACATGGTGATGTCCGTGCAGGGAAAGAAAGGTTAGACTCAGACTTACAATCTAAAAATTTAAGTATTTTGACAAATTTACATAAAATTTGATTCACAGGATTTAAAAACTGACATTAATGATGTGCTAAAATAATGCATTTTAAGCTTTAGCTGCCACACAGACCCTTCATCTATCCCTGGGTTGCTTGCCTTTTCCCCTTGTTGTTTGTATAGTCTTGTGTGTGAAAACTTTTGACCTACTTCCTACATCTTGTAAACAGGATCATGTGTTAAATaatttgattttatattttggtccattacagaaacaaagacaaacgATAATGAGCACATTGAGAGTTCTGGTGATGGATGCACCACAGTCCCAGCTAGCTCTCCGTCTGTGGAGTCAGAAAAACAAGAAGGCACAGATGCTGAACAACTGAGAGGGAAAAGCCCAGATGAGGTTtgtggagagggagaggagatgCTGCAAAGGGCCACGGGTCGGTCTCAAACTTGGTCGGTGCGTCTCAGTCATGTGGCATGCGGTTGCCTGTTCACCCACTAAGCTAAACTGGCACCCATGGTATCACTATTTAAATAGCAGAGAACATgagatatttttaattttacttttacgGTTTTTCCTCCCCTGGAGCGACTTCACATATCATTAAACTCTAAAGTGCTCAGTAAAACACTCACTCTCACAAAAACTTCACATTAATTTCACTCCTTTGGAAATGAGTGTTGAAGAGCTGGACAACCAATTAGTTGAATAACATCTTTTGTCAGATCTCTGTATGCAGATTTAGACTGTTCTCAGGGACTCTGTAGAGTTTTTAAGTCACAGTTTTATTGCATTTAAatcttcttttgtctttctgACCCCGACTCAGATGGAAAGCCCCAGTAGACTAAGTGAAGAGCCCTCGCCTTCACCCAGCCCGTCTGATCCAGAGAGAGTGTCAGAATCTGAACCGGCAGATGCAGAAAGGTAAAGATTTTATGTGTTATACatgactttgtttttattttaacaatatttttaatttacaaattaaaaaacaaataaccgGAGAACACTAGACACCAAAGaaccaaacaaacagcaaatcCAAACATGGAAAACCACCAATCCTAGTGGAATCTCTTTCATATTCTTCACTgacaaacacagtgaaatggTGCTCATTCTGCCTGCATGTGTCTTGTATTTATATTACAATGCTGTAACTTGCCAGGAATTAcatattttcacattaaaatcTCAGAGTATTGGAAGCTCTCACTGCAATTTACGCTATAAATAAAGTGTAAATTTACACTGTAAATTGTGGTAAGAGCAGTGAAGCATGCTGTTTAATGTGCGTATATATTTAAATGATCCGGGGCAGTCCATGTGGCGTTGCACCACGTGTTTGACGTGTCACTGAGTGCTTGTTCTCATCTAATTTCCTGTCACACTCCACTGCAAAATGAACACAATGGAGCATTTAATAAGTATAAGACATGGTATTGTGCATTCAAGGAAGGAGAAAGGAGTGTGATTATTGTTAAGGATTGGTCATCTCCttagtattatttattttattgtgaatGCATGTTTGCATGCTTGTTAGTACAGAAGTATAAAGACATAACATATTAGGATCGACTAAACCATTCACTTGACAGATGCTGCTGTAGTCCTGACACATGTTTTGTCCATTTCCTGCAGATGGTGTGTCGGGAAGTATCTACGTGTGGTTAATAATGTCCTGTAGACTCGCACTGCTAAGTAAAGTATAATGTTTAAAGTGATTTGCGTTGTGCTTTCAGCAGTCAAGAGAACACAAAGACTGTGACTCAGGATCACCTGGATGGGAGCAAAACTGAGCAGGTATGGGCAGAAATGACGTTGGCTAAAAACTGAAGACTGATTCTGtctattgtgattttttttttttttttttttttttctcccccactAATTTACCTCAAACTGCTTTTTCCAGCCTTacccatttttttcctttcacattTGAATTGtctttcattttagtttttctgGCATTTAGTATATGGAAGTACAGAATCTGTATACAAGCAATGTTTTTGTACTCTCAGAAGACAAGTGAGGAGATCGGTAGCATCAGTGAAAAGCCACCCATAAATCCTTCAGCCACCTTACCTGCCACCGTAGAGGACGATCCCTTTGGCTCGAGAAAGGCTCGGTCGTCTTTTGGAAAAGGTTTCTTCAAGATCCGCGGAGGCAAGAAGACGACCAGTAGTCCAAGCCTTGGTGAGTGCAAACGGAATGATTTGAGATCATGGAGTTAGTGGAAATGTGCTTTGTTCAGCTTTTAACCCACTACATGGTGAGAGtttcttcacattttttctcCCCCCCAAGACACACCCATGGAGTACACTATGGACCAAGACCATAATTTACAGCCCACAGGCTGTGGTCCCAGTTTAATTATGGAACTGTGTTTCTGGGCTGGTGTTTGTCCTTCGTCCTGTCTatgtgctttttatattttttttgtgtgtgtgtgtgtgtgtgtgtgtgtgtgtgtgtgtgtgtgttgtacacTTGTATATCTGCATCCCATCTCCCCAATCCCATTATTATTTCACTCATAATTTCTGGCCTCTTGTTCTTTTCTGTTGGACCCTGTCCTGTGTGTTGTGCTCTTTGTAACACATGAAGACCGCAGCAGGAGTGCGAGTGCGCCTATGCTAGGTACAGTATAGATCACAAGTCACGGTAGAGTTGCACTAGTTGTCCAGAGAAAGCAAACTGCTGAATATTTCTGTCTGCAATTTCTGATCTCATCCATTCACTTCACTGACatctttttttagtttaataGCTCCAGTACTTTGTCTCTGTTCTTTGTTGCACAAACTTCTGTACCTGTGTATGTTGAGTGTGCTGTAGTGTACGTAGATTTTGCCATGTTCCTGCATGTTTTTGCCTACActcctttgtttcttttaaagcttTCCCCGAGCACAAAGCTGTGCTGAGATCCAGATTATTcgataaaataatttaaacggCTCTCAAAGACCTTCCAACTAAATCTAAAACAAAGTAACAATCCTTTTCTCAGGCAGTGAACAGTGTCTGCATGCATGCCATTCTAGAGAGCGTATCGCTTTGCTCACAGTGACCTCTCCGGAGTCCTCATGTGCCTGTCTCAGTGTATTCTGGCTCTTTGCACTGACCCTGTGCAGCAGCTCTGTCTGCCTTATCCtcatgatgctgatgctgatCTGCTGGCATTTGTTTGCACAGCTGAAACAGAACGACAGGGTACGGACCATCTCGATCTGGCAGGGCTGCCACAGAGGTCGAATAACAGTGACAGCACACACACGCTCCCCACTACtccagaaagcagaaaaaaatccaaaggaATAAAAAAGCTCTTTGGGAAGTGAGTAGAAAACCTGTAAACATCCTCCCTCTGagtgttctttttttaagtatttaactTTAATGTCTTATTGTTCAGGTTAAAAAGGAGCCAGTCTACCACATTTAACTTGGATGACAATCTACCAGAGGGTGAGTTCAAGCGAGGAGGAGTGCGTGCCACAGCAGGACCCAGACTGGGTTGGTCTCGTGATCTTCAAAGGGTCAACAAGTGAGTCAGTGCATTCAGCATGAATAATGAAAGTCACAATGTGGTTTCCTTGTTTTGAATCTGTGTTGTACAGTGAATGTAGTGTTTGTTTGAATAATAAAGATGTAACAAGTGCATGTACTACAACTGATCTACGTCCACAGGGGCGTGTCTGCATGCCTATTTCATTGTTGACTCTTCTCTTTTCTTGTGTAGTGACGTAGACGCTCCCTTTGCACGCTGGCCGAAGGATCAGGTGTGCGACTGGCTGCAGGAGCAGGGTCTTGGTCTTTATGTAAACATGGCTCGCGCGTGGATCTCCTCTGGACAGACGCTGCTACAGGCCTCGCAGCTGGACCTGGAGAGGGTGCGATGAAGCAGAAGAATTTAATAAGTTTACCAACACTGGAAGAAAAGCAAAGTATTCCTGCCCTCAACTTCCTGTGTAGTAACTGGGGAATGTTGTATGTTTAATCCAAACTTGTGGATGTTTAGGAGCTGGGCATCAAACACCCGCTGCACAGAAAGAAGCTCCAGCTGGCTCTTCAGGCCCTCGGCTCAGAGGAGGAGGACAATAAGGGAAAGCTGGACTACAACTGGGTGACAAGTAAGTACCAGCTGCTAGTTGAAGATATGAGTCGGTTGGtcagttttttatgtttgtgatgTTTTACTTGATGTTCTACTCGAGTTAATAATTGATGTAATTCTCTCTGCCTCTTCTCAGGATGGCTGGATGACATCGGCCTGCCTCAGTATAAGACCCAGTTTGATGAGGGAAGAGTGGACGGTCGCATGCTGCACTACATGACTGTGGTGAGTGCCGATAGGAGACATTCACTCCCCTCACAGACCCTGTGGATAAGCTGGGCTGATGACTCTAGTGTCACCTCATGTTAGTGTTACTGCACAGAGCTCCAGTGGTGATGGAAGCCTCACTACAAAGCAAGTTTAATAAACCAGGAATATGTTTTTATTAGGAGGATTAAAGAAGTCTAATTTATTTTACATAGACCCTGAGCACTTACACCAGTGGATGGAGAGGTCAATAGCAACAATACTTCTTTGCATACATACATTTCTTTTCATATCACGTTATGGAAAAAAAGACCAAGAGAATTTCTCTTCCAACTCTTCTGTTTTGCCTCACAGCGGACTAAACCCTCCTTACGTTCACAAACAACAGCTCGTTTCACAACATTTAACAGCCAAATAATTAAAAGcttgaaaaggaaaaatgtcCATACAAAATGTAGTCAACTTCTGAAAAGAACAGTGCAGACGCAAACTAAAAATGTTTGGTTTGTGCATTTTCTCACTTGGCCCTCATGGTGCTCCCTCAAGGTAAGTAAGCTTTAATACTCATTCTTAAATGTACCCTCTTCTTATGGCACAATTTTAGTCTCACTCTTTAATCCTGGTGTTGAAAAAAGCGTAATCTTTGCCATTGGTAAGTCAAAAATTCAAGTTAACAACTTCAAATTTCAAGTTAGTTTCTcaattttcagttattttctcaGAAGTTTGAGGAGCTTCCATAACCTTGGCCTTAAGTAAAGAACATTTACAGCAAATAGCGCCTCAGTGCTCTGGGAAAGGTAGTAAGACCCCCTTTACAGTGTGTTAACTGAACTTCATGGCATCTATTTTAATTATTCTCCCAGAGAACTGATTGGTTGGTATGCTCTGCTCTTAGAAAGCGCTGATCTGTTATTTCAAACAATGTTTCACAGGAACAGGTAAGATGTGCAGCATGAGTTAGCTCTGATGTATCAGTCAGAAGTGACCTGGCatgataaaaataaagtttCCTCTCTAATCCCAGATTCACCCTCTCAGGTATTTGTATTTCAGCACTGGCTCTCTGATCCTCTTTAAGCTCTGATGTCTTGTGTTTTTAAGGATAACAATCACAGTTTAGTCAATCTTAGAGCAAATCACTGATATCTTTTTTTGTCCAACAGGATGACCTGCTTTCCCTGAAGGTGGGCAGCGTTCTGCATCACCTCAGCATCAAGAGAGCTATTCAAGTCCTCCGACTCAACAACTATGAGCCTAACTGCCTCCGTCGCCGGCCGTCAGACGAGGTGTGCTCGCTTTAACAGCCTGTTCTGCTGCTCGGCCCACTGACTTTACATACTCATAGCTATGTGTGAACACACTGTGCTTGTGGTTTGTACTTTGTGTCTGTAGAACAACATTTCACCGGCAGAGATTTCCCAGTGGACCAACCACAGGGTGATGGAGTGGCTGAGGTCTGTGGATCTCGCTGAATATGCTCCCAACCTGAGAGGCAGCGGCGTCCATGGGGGCCTGATGGTGAGAGAGTTAGTTGCTAATTTCCCTGGAAGAGCAGACGCTGTCCTGGGTTGTGTCCGCTCCTAATACACCAAATTCCCGCTCAGGTTCTGGAGCCACGGTTCAATGTGGAGACGATGGCTTTGCTGCTGAACATCCCCCCCAACAAGACTCTGCTGCGGCGCCACCTTGCCACACATTTCAACCTGCTCATTGGTTCAGAGGCCCAGCAGCTCAAACAGGAGTGTCTCGAAAACCCAGACTACACTTTGCTTACTGCAACCACTAAGGTCAAGGTAAAGCACGAGTTCCCACAGACAGACCGTCCTCTCTTACTACAAGTACTACAATTACTTCTCCGAGTACTTACAAGGAAAATATGTTGGAAATGCTTTTTCCTGTGTATTCTCTTTAAATGGGTAACAAGTTGAGAGATTTGATTTGACAAAGTGGTATTAAAGTTTAGTTTCTCATGGAAATTAAATGTGCCTACACATTAATTTAAAGGAATTTTAAGTCACTAAAACTGGCATCAAAACCTTGTAACCATAAAATCATTGCCAGAAAATTCAacaaagtttttgtttgttttgtttaaatcttGTGATATCAGTTTATATCAGTTTGCATATGATTTTTAGTTCGTATCCTTTTTGCTCCATCTGGCATTTTTGTGCAACATATTACTTAAAATTTTATTGTGCAATTTATTCCAGGAGGAAAAATGACACTGATGATGCAGAGGTCTCAAAAACTCACTGATCAAATATGATgacctttttgtgttttttctaaatCAGAGGTTGGTATGTGTGCGTTCCTGTGCGAATGTATGTAGTACTTACCTGTCCTCTCTCTGGTTCACACTAGCCAAAGAAACTATCATTCGGTAATTTTGGCAGTCTGAGGAAGAAAAAGCAGGAAGAGAACGAGGAGTATGTGTGTCCGATGGACGTGGAGATGCCAAAGGGTCGGAGCTTCCAAAAAGGCTTCGAGCTCCAAATCTATGAAGATGACCTCGACCGGCTAGAACAGGTGAGCATATTCTTCAGCATTCATTAATGATttgcttaatttaaaaaaaaaaaaagtcatattaAATTTGTGCTCTATTGCTTTCTGCTCACAGATGGAGGACTCTGAGGGAACCGTGAGACAGATTGGTGCTTTCTCTGAGGGCATTCAGAATCTGACGGTGAGAACCAGGAACAATTACTCACTGATTATTGTTTCCACGGCTTCTGATAGTAAACTTAATGCTTTTCTCTCATTTACCAGAGCATGCTGAAAGACGACGAACTCTTCAAAGAGATCTCCAATTCTCCGAACCCCAGCGTAACCGACGACGACTCCAACGCATGAGGCTGTCAGCATCAGACCTGATCCTGCTGTGAATGAAACTCTGTGCCAACCCTCTCCACTTGCACACACACGtctcaacaaaaaaacaagaatgcTCCCACATTTTCCTCATTTTTAGTGTTACATTCAAAGAAGAGCCAAAAGTATTAGCGTCGTGTCTTTCTAGTTGATTTTTAAATGTTGAAGCCTTCGGTCCAGAGGCCACTTTCACTCCTGAACTTAGTCTTCATTACTCCCGACTGATGTCAGAGGGAACATGTAGGATAACACCACTGTTTGCCTGCCAGCTGGTTTCTGGAGATATTATTTCTGTGTTCTATTCGGGTACCTTCCTGTTTTAACTGAAGTGAaaaccagcaaaaaataaaaaacatctaGAAAATGCCTATATAGATTTAATATATGACTTTTAAATTGCCTTTTGACTGTGGCAATGCTAGAAGAAAGAGTTGGACTAGAAGTGATGTGTTGAGACTGTTTCCATTTTGAagttataaagaaaaaaaccctcaaacagCTGCTATGTTTTCTACACAACTGAACCCTGCTAAAGAAATGAGAACAGTCTTTAAATATTATTCTGTCACTTATACATTTACAAATGTGCATATACAGTATAAAGCAAGAATCTCGCTGCATGTTTTGAAACTGCAACACAGTCATATAAGAACTCATCATTGTTTTTACCAAAAAAGGATTTTTAATGGAAACCTGCAGTTATTTCTGGGGAAATGTTGTGCTGCAAGGAAACGTCTGGTTTTCTCAAAGCGATAATGCCCTCTGCAGCTCTCCACCTTCCCTGAAAAGATGTCCTTTTTGTACACTTATGCaattaataaatcaataaagtaatttaaatatgtttgttttctttga
The Maylandia zebra isolate NMK-2024a linkage group LG7, Mzebra_GT3a, whole genome shotgun sequence DNA segment above includes these coding regions:
- the ppfibp1b gene encoding liprin-beta-1b isoform X2, coding for MMSDASDMLAAALEQMDGIIAGSKAIDYSNGLFDCQSPTSPFMGSLRALHLLEDLRSVLELMDSEERESLRCQIPDSTADSLVEWLHGHMSNGHISLGGGDHYQERLSRLESDKESLVLQVSVLTDQVEAQGEKIRDLDLCLDEHREKLNATEEMLQQELLCRTALETQKLELMSEVSNLKLKLNSMKNERLDFDDGFRDSEDLILEINELRYRLTELETEKLQYEKKLKSTKLLMAKLSSLKIKMGQMQYEKQRKEHKLQAMKEELAILRRQLEGKDGEMRRLQDETGFKAIGLNGAEPTDRVSHPDETLRKRLKEKHVEVQRMKKAVESLMAANEEKDRKIEELKQSLLRYKKVQDMVMSVQGKKETKTNDNEHIESSGDGCTTVPASSPSVESEKQEGTDAEQLRGKSPDEVCGEGEEMLQRATGRSQTWSMESPSRLSEEPSPSPSPSDPERVSESEPADAESSQENTKTVTQDHLDGSKTEQTSEEIGSISEKPPINPSATLPATVEDDPFGSRKARSSFGKGFFKIRGGKKTTSSPSLDRSRSASAPMLAETERQGTDHLDLAGLPQRSNNSDSTHTLPTTPESRKKSKGIKKLFGKLKRSQSTTFNLDDNLPEGEFKRGGVRATAGPRLGWSRDLQRVNNDVDAPFARWPKDQVCDWLQEQGLGLYVNMARAWISSGQTLLQASQLDLERELGIKHPLHRKKLQLALQALGSEEEDNKGKLDYNWVTRWLDDIGLPQYKTQFDEGRVDGRMLHYMTVDDLLSLKVGSVLHHLSIKRAIQVLRLNNYEPNCLRRRPSDENNISPAEISQWTNHRVMEWLRSVDLAEYAPNLRGSGVHGGLMVLEPRFNVETMALLLNIPPNKTLLRRHLATHFNLLIGSEAQQLKQECLENPDYTLLTATTKVKPKKLSFGNFGSLRKKKQEENEEYVCPMDVEMPKGRSFQKGFELQIYEDDLDRLEQMEDSEGTVRQIGAFSEGIQNLTSMLKDDELFKEISNSPNPSVTDDDSNA
- the ppfibp1b gene encoding liprin-beta-1b isoform X7: MMSDASDMLAAALEQMDGIIAGSKAIDYSNGLFDCQSPTSPFMGSLRALHLLEDLRSVLELMDSEERESLRCQIPDSTADSLVEWLHGHMSNGHISLGGGDHYQERLSRLESDKESLVLQVSVLTDQVEAQGEKIRDLDLCLDEHREKLNATEEMLQQELLCRTALETQKLELMSEVSNLKLKLNSMKNERLDFDDGFRDSEDLILEINELRYRLTELETEKLQYEKKLKSTKLLMAKLSSLKIKMGQMQYEKQRKEHKLQAMKEELAILRRQLEGKDGEMRRLQDETGFKAIGLNGAEPTDRVSHPDETLRKRLKEKHVEVQRMKKAVESLMAANEEKDRKIEELKQSLLRYKKVQDMVMSVQGKKETKTNDNEHIESSGDGCTTVPASSPSVESEKQEGTDAEQLRGKSPDEMESPSRLSEEPSPSPSPSDPERVSESEPADAESSQENTKTVTQDHLDGSKTEQKTSEEIGSISEKPPINPSATLPATVEDDPFGSRKARSSFGKGFFKIRGGKKTTSSPSLDRSRSASAPMLAETERQGTDHLDLAGLPQRSNNSDSTHTLPTTPESRKKSKGIKKLFGKLKRSQSTTFNLDDNLPEGEFKRGGVRATAGPRLGWSRDLQRVNNDVDAPFARWPKDQVCDWLQEQGLGLYVNMARAWISSGQTLLQASQLDLERELGIKHPLHRKKLQLALQALGSEEEDNKGKLDYNWVTRWLDDIGLPQYKTQFDEGRVDGRMLHYMTVDDLLSLKVGSVLHHLSIKRAIQVLRLNNYEPNCLRRRPSDENNISPAEISQWTNHRVMEWLRSVDLAEYAPNLRGSGVHGGLMVLEPRFNVETMALLLNIPPNKTLLRRHLATHFNLLIGSEAQQLKQECLENPDYTLLTATTKVKPKKLSFGNFGSLRKKKQEENEEYVCPMDVEMPKGRSFQKGFELQIYEDDLDRLEQMEDSEGTVRQIGAFSEGIQNLTSMLKDDELFKEISNSPNPSVTDDDSNA
- the ppfibp1b gene encoding liprin-beta-1b isoform X6, with the translated sequence MMSDASDMLAAALEQMDGIIAGSKAIDYSNGLFDCQSPTSPFMGSLRALHLLEDLRSVLELMDSEERESLRCQIPDSTADSLVEWLHGHMSNGHISLGGGDHYQERLSRLESDKESLVLQVSVLTDQVEAQGEKIRDLDLCLDEHREKLNATEEMLQQELLCRTALETQKLELMSEVSNLKLKLNSMKNERLDFDDGFRDSEDLILEINELRYRLTELETEKLQYEKKLKSTKLLMAKLSSLKIKMGQMQYEKQRKEHKLQAMKEELAILRRQLEGKDGEMRRLQDETGFKAIGLNGAEPTDRDVEVQRMKKAVESLMAANEEKDRKIEELKQSLLRYKKVQDMVMSVQGKKETKTNDNEHIESSGDGCTTVPASSPSVESEKQEGTDAEQLRGKSPDEVCGEGEEMLQRATGRSQTWSMESPSRLSEEPSPSPSPSDPERVSESEPADAESSQENTKTVTQDHLDGSKTEQKTSEEIGSISEKPPINPSATLPATVEDDPFGSRKARSSFGKGFFKIRGGKKTTSSPSLDRSRSASAPMLAETERQGTDHLDLAGLPQRSNNSDSTHTLPTTPESRKKSKGIKKLFGKLKRSQSTTFNLDDNLPEGEFKRGGVRATAGPRLGWSRDLQRVNNDVDAPFARWPKDQVCDWLQEQGLGLYVNMARAWISSGQTLLQASQLDLERELGIKHPLHRKKLQLALQALGSEEEDNKGKLDYNWVTRWLDDIGLPQYKTQFDEGRVDGRMLHYMTVDDLLSLKVGSVLHHLSIKRAIQVLRLNNYEPNCLRRRPSDENNISPAEISQWTNHRVMEWLRSVDLAEYAPNLRGSGVHGGLMVLEPRFNVETMALLLNIPPNKTLLRRHLATHFNLLIGSEAQQLKQECLENPDYTLLTATTKVKPKKLSFGNFGSLRKKKQEENEEYVCPMDVEMPKGRSFQKGFELQIYEDDLDRLEQMEDSEGTVRQIGAFSEGIQNLTSMLKDDELFKEISNSPNPSVTDDDSNA
- the ppfibp1b gene encoding liprin-beta-1b isoform X3, with protein sequence MMSDASDMLAAALEQMDGIIAGSKAIDYSNGLFDCQSPTSPFMGSLRALHLLEDLRSVLELMDSEERESLRCQIPDSTADSLVEWLHGHMSNGHISLGGGDHYQERLSRLESDKESLVLQVSVLTDQVEAQGEKIRDLDLCLDEHREKLNATEEMLQQELLCRTALETQKLELMSEVSNLKLKLNSMKNERLDFDDGFRDSEDLILEINELRYRLTELETEKLQYEKKLKSTKLLMAKLSSLKIKMGQMQYEKQRKEHKLQAMKEELAILRRQLEGKDGEMRRLQDETGFKAIGLNGAEPTDRVSHPDETLRKRLKEKHVEVQRMKKAVESLMAANEEKDRKIEELKQSLLRYKKVQDMVMSVQGKKETKTNDNEHIESSGDGCTTVPASSPSVESEKQEGTDAEQLRGKSPDEVCGEGEEMLQRATGRSQTWSMESPSRLSEEPSPSPSPSDPERVSESEPADAESQENTKTVTQDHLDGSKTEQKTSEEIGSISEKPPINPSATLPATVEDDPFGSRKARSSFGKGFFKIRGGKKTTSSPSLDRSRSASAPMLAETERQGTDHLDLAGLPQRSNNSDSTHTLPTTPESRKKSKGIKKLFGKLKRSQSTTFNLDDNLPEGEFKRGGVRATAGPRLGWSRDLQRVNNDVDAPFARWPKDQVCDWLQEQGLGLYVNMARAWISSGQTLLQASQLDLERELGIKHPLHRKKLQLALQALGSEEEDNKGKLDYNWVTRWLDDIGLPQYKTQFDEGRVDGRMLHYMTVDDLLSLKVGSVLHHLSIKRAIQVLRLNNYEPNCLRRRPSDENNISPAEISQWTNHRVMEWLRSVDLAEYAPNLRGSGVHGGLMVLEPRFNVETMALLLNIPPNKTLLRRHLATHFNLLIGSEAQQLKQECLENPDYTLLTATTKVKPKKLSFGNFGSLRKKKQEENEEYVCPMDVEMPKGRSFQKGFELQIYEDDLDRLEQMEDSEGTVRQIGAFSEGIQNLTSMLKDDELFKEISNSPNPSVTDDDSNA
- the ppfibp1b gene encoding liprin-beta-1b isoform X4, which encodes MMSDASDMLAAALEQMDGIIAGSKAIDYSNGLFDCQSPTSPFMGSLRALHLLEDLRSVLELMDSEERESLRCQIPDSTADSLVEWLHGHMSNGHISLGGGDHYQERLSRLESDKESLVLQVSVLTDQVEAQGEKIRDLDLCLDEHREKLNATEEMLQQELLCRTALETQKLELMSEVSNLKLKLNSMKNERLDFDDGFRDSEDLILEINELRYRLTELETEKLQYEKKLKSTKLLMAKLSSLKIKMGQMQYEKQRKEHKLQAMKEELAILRRQLEGKDGEMRRLQDETGFKAIGLNGAEPTDRVSHPDETLRKRLKEKHVEVQRMKKAVESLMAANEEKDRKIEELKQSLLRYKKVQDMVMSVQGKKETKTNDNEHIESSGDGCTTVPASSPSVESEKQEGTDAEQLRGKSPDEVCGEGEEMLQRATGRSQTWSMESPSRLSEEPSPSPSPSDPERVSESEPADAESQENTKTVTQDHLDGSKTEQTSEEIGSISEKPPINPSATLPATVEDDPFGSRKARSSFGKGFFKIRGGKKTTSSPSLDRSRSASAPMLAETERQGTDHLDLAGLPQRSNNSDSTHTLPTTPESRKKSKGIKKLFGKLKRSQSTTFNLDDNLPEGEFKRGGVRATAGPRLGWSRDLQRVNNDVDAPFARWPKDQVCDWLQEQGLGLYVNMARAWISSGQTLLQASQLDLERELGIKHPLHRKKLQLALQALGSEEEDNKGKLDYNWVTRWLDDIGLPQYKTQFDEGRVDGRMLHYMTVDDLLSLKVGSVLHHLSIKRAIQVLRLNNYEPNCLRRRPSDENNISPAEISQWTNHRVMEWLRSVDLAEYAPNLRGSGVHGGLMVLEPRFNVETMALLLNIPPNKTLLRRHLATHFNLLIGSEAQQLKQECLENPDYTLLTATTKVKPKKLSFGNFGSLRKKKQEENEEYVCPMDVEMPKGRSFQKGFELQIYEDDLDRLEQMEDSEGTVRQIGAFSEGIQNLTSMLKDDELFKEISNSPNPSVTDDDSNA